A genome region from Nicotiana tabacum cultivar K326 chromosome 13, ASM71507v2, whole genome shotgun sequence includes the following:
- the LOC107780207 gene encoding protein NODULATION SIGNALING PATHWAY 2-like, producing MECENFQPSYINPFLEYSTLETTFPWPNSSINPHCSIQDFVTVVNDVDIQDYFQNDFDFIDGDVDFHVQNSQKFPLFSSQQVVQEDTDFLNEGQKLRVYSSELKLLQDQLMEETSITDLLLMGAEAIEAGNLDLASVVVLRLNIILSDQEKRENSPLDRLAMYFTQGLLYKSLSTSSHELLNQNQYQPESSPSITPFQMLQEISPYVKFAHFTANQAILEATKGSQQVHILDFDIMEGIQWPPLMVDLVERGNFNSSLRITAVVVDKNNSFHVQKTCKRLQEFADSINLPFIFDQVFLTKEEDLENIQGVESHNNLIANVMIHQLHIPQRGSSLVKTFFNGLRRLSPKIVVLVEEELFNLTKIPSMSFVEFFCEALHHYTTISDSILGGFGGGYKLALRVIEKEFLGVRILDCVRQFPCEKSEREKWSEGLYSLKGFRQIPMSSSNVRQAKHLVSLFSGGYWVQNEHCKLALCWKSRPLTTASIWVPTSSSSSPSNSISF from the coding sequence ATGGAGTGTGAAAATTTTCAGCCAAGTTACATTAATCCATTTCTTGAATATAGCACTTTAGAAACCACATTTCCTTGGCCAAATTCTAGTATTAACCCTCATTGTTCAATCCAGGATTTTGTGACTGTTGTTAATGATGTTGACATACAAGACTATTTCCAAAATGACTTCGATTTCATCGATGGAGATGTCGACTTTCATGTTCAAAACTCCCAAAAATTTCCATTATTTTCAAGCCAACAAGTTGTCCAAGAAGATACAGACTTCTTGAacgagggtcaaaaattacgtgtcTACAGTTCCGAACTCAAACTTCTTCAAGATCAGCTCATGGAAGAAACAAGTATCACTGATCTTCTTCTAATGGGAGCTGAAGCTATTGAAGCTGGAAATCTTGATCTTGCTTCTGTAGTTGTCTTGAGGCTAAATATAATCCTTTCTGAtcaagaaaagagagaaaattctCCTCTTGATAGATTGGCTATGTATTTCACACAAGGCTTGCTTTACAAGAGCTTGAGTACATCATCACATGAATTGTTGAACCAGAATCAATATCAACCCGAGTCATCCCCTTCTATAACCCCGTTCCAAATGCTTCAAGAAATCTCACCTTATGTGAAATTTGCTCATTTCACCGCGAATCAAGCTATTCTTGAAGCCACAAAAGGGAGCCAACAAGTTCATATATTGGATTTTGACATTATGGAAGGTATTCAATGGCCTCCTTTGATGGTTGATTTGGTTGAAAGAGGGAATTTTAATTCCTCCCTAAGGATCACTGCAGTTGTTGTTGACAAGAATAACTCATTCCATGTACAAAAGACATGCAAAAGACTTCAAGAATTTGCTGATTCTATCAATCTACCATTCATATTTGATCAAGTTTTCTTGACTAAAGAAGAGGACTTAGAAAATATTCAAGGGGTAGAGAGTCATAACAACTTAATAGCTAATGTTATGATTCACCAACTTCACATACCACAAAGGGGAAGTTCACTAGTCAAAACTTTCTTCAATGGATTAAGAAGATTATCCCCTAAAATTGTGGTCTTAGTAGAAGAAGAACTCTTTAATTTAACTAAAATCCCATCTATGTCTTTTGTTGAGTTCTTTTGTGAGGCTTTACATCATTACACTACAATATCTGATTCAATTCTTGGAGGGTTTGGTGGAGGATACAAATTAGCATTAAGGGTGATTGAGAAGGAGTTCTTGGGAGTTAGAATCTTAGATTGTGTAAGACAATTCCCTTGTGAGAAATCAGAAAGGGAAAAATGGAGTGAAGGGCTTTACTCTTTAAAAGGTTTTAGGCAAATTCCAATGAGTTCAAGTAATGTGAGACAAGCTAAACATTTGGTAAGTTTGTTTAGTGGAGGGTATTGGGTGCAAAATGAGCATTGCAAATTGGCTTTGTGTTGGAAATCAAGGCCTTTGACAACAGCGTCCATTTGGGTTCCTACATCATCAAGTTCTagtccttcaaattcaatttctttttaa